The genomic stretch GGTGCAGAATTTTGCTCCGCTGCACTCCACGGCTAAGGTCACGGAATGGATCCCAGGGTCTGTGCGACGTCGCTTCGCGACTGCTACGCCCTAGGATGACGAAGTTTAGAAGCCTCGGCCAATCTCAAACGTTGGCGACGGCCGCTCGAATCCTGGCTAACACCGCTGAACCGTCGAGAAGCAACGGCCTCGCCAGTCTCAGGTCGGGTCTTCGCGATGCAGATCGTGGATGGCAATGCCATCGACATTGGTCGGCATCGTCAGCCATTTGCGGTGGCGCAAGGTGCGCTGCGTATCTTCCAGGCCCGTCTCCCAATGCTCGCGCATCGAGGTGCCGGAGAATTCATAGTCCTTGGCGTGACCCTCATAGCCCTTGTGCTGGTAGATGAGGTGCACGATGTTGACGATGCCGGCATCCGAATAGTCGGCGATCAGGGCTTCCTCGGCCGGCGTCAGTTGCTCCTTCGGCACACGCTTGAGCGCATCGAGCAGCCGCATCTTCAGGCTATGGATGCGCTTGAAATTGTCGGTGTTCTGGCGCGTGCGGCTCGAATACATGATGTCCTTGTGACGCGACAGCACGTCCGGCATGCTGCGCGGCAGGACGCCACGGGCGCTGAACAGGTCGACCTGGAACACCAGGGAAGAACGGTCCTCTTCCTGGTCGAGCAGATATTGCAGCGGCGTGTTGGAGACGATGCCGCCGTCCCAGTAATACTCGCCCTCTATGCGGACCGATGGAAAGGCCGGCGGCAGTGCACCGCTGGCCATGATGTGCTCGGGTCCGATGCGGACCTTCTCGGTATCGAAATAGACGAAATTGCCGGTGCGGACGTTGACCGCGCCGACGCTCAGCCGCTTCTTGCCGTCGTTCAGCACGTCGAAATCGATCAGGCTCTCCAGCGTGTCCTTCAGTTCAGCGGTGTCGTAGAAGCTGGTGGCACCCTCGGCGCCCTGCGGCTCGAGCCAGGGGTTGGGGTTGCGCGGCTTGAAGAAGCCGGGCTGGCCCATGGTCATCGTCATCCATGAGGACGTACGGTTGCGGATGTCGCGGTAGATGTCGCCTTCAGGCGTGTGGGACCAGATCTTGCGGCCCGAGATGGTCTGCCAGAACTGTTCGAGCCGCTGCAGGCGGCGGCTCGGCTCATTGCCGGCGATGATCGAGGCATTGATGGCGCCGATCGAAACGCCGGACAGCCAGCTCGGCTCGCAGCCGGCATCCGCCAGCGCCTGGTAGACGCCGGCCTGATAGGCGCCGAGCGCACCGCCGCCTTGGAACACCAGGGCGATGCGGTCATACTGTGCCGAGATCTCCTCGATCGTGGCGGCGGCTTCCTTGTTTCGGTTGCGCTCAAGCACGAATTTTCTCCGGCTGGGTTGTGCTGGCTGCGAGCCGGCCGTGATCGCTGAGATAGTCGTGGACGACCTCGCCCAAGCCAAGCGTCAGATCGGCTTTGAAGTGGACGGCGGAGACGATGTCGAGCACTGGCAGCTTCGCCACGTCGGCCATGACATGGGGCCGAAGATCGAGTGCGGCGGGCGCCGTCCAGGCTTCCTTCAGCGTGATGTCGGTCAGGTAATAGCGCACCAGCTCGCAGATGCGCGGTGTGCCGTCGACATGCGGGATGATCTTAATCAGGAAATTGGGAGCGGCGAGCGCGGCGAGCACCGAATCGTGATCGGCTTCCCGGTGCTTGTAGCCCATCGTGCCGGTGGCGCACAGAACGCTGCCATAGTGCAGCGTGCCGACGATCACCTCGCCTTCATGGACGATCTTGGGATTGGCCAGTTTCTTGGGAAACCCCCAGAGCTCGCGGCCGCCGGCGATCGGCGCATCGTCGTCGAGATACATCGAATGAACGTAGCCGCCATGCTGGCCCTTGTACTTCACCGGGATGACCTGGCCGGTCTCGGTGTAGTCGCCGAAGCCGGTCGAGTCGGGCATGCGAATGAATTCGTATTTGACCAGCGGCTCGTCGATCTCCAGCGGCGCCGGCACCACGGCCTCGAGCGCCTCGCGCGTCGTGCGGTAGGTGATGATAATGTATTCGCGATCGAAGAAACGATAGGGTCCGGGCGGGAAAGACGGATTGGTCAGCGGCATCGCATAGGCGCGCTTCACGACGTCGGCGATTTCCAAGCTGCACCCCCCTCAGGTTCTCAGACGAATTTTCGTCCCAGGAATAAGCGCGCGAATGCGCAACCAATTATGTTGCACGGCACCATGACAATGCCGTGTTAGCCTGACGACCATGGTTTCGCAGCGGTCGAGAGCTATGCCGGCGCTGTCGTCTGGCTGTAATCGCATCGACACATGGCTCTGCCATTGTCATGTTGCGACGCACAATTATATCTCTCATTCCCTCCCACCTCTCGCGAGATCATCATGGGTTCCCTATCTTCGAAGAATGCCCTCGTCACCGGCTCGACCAGCGGTATCGGCGTGGCCATCGCCCGCGCCTTTGCTGCCGAAGGCGCCAATGTCACCATCAACGGCCTTGGCGATGCCGCTGCCATCGAGCAGGAGCGCGCCGGCATCGAGAAGGATTTCGGCGTCAAGTGCCGCTATTCCGATGCCAACATGATGGACGGTGCCGCGGTCAGCGCCATGGTGCATGACGCCGAGGCGGCGTTCGGCAGCGTCGACATCCTTGTCAACAATGCCGGCATCCAGCACGTCGCGCCGATCGAGGAGTTTCCCGACGACAAGTGGGAAGCCATCATCCGCATCAACCTTCTGGCGGCCTTCTATGCCATCAAGGCGGTGGTGCCCGGCATGAAGGCACGCAAATGGGGCCGCATCATCAATACGGCCTCGGCGCATGCGCTGGTCGCCTCGCCGTTCAAGTCGGCCTATGTCTCGGCCAAGCACGGCATTGCCGGTTTGACCAAGACGGTGGCGCTGGAAACCGCGCAGGACGGCATCACCGTCAACGCGATCGCGCCGGGCTATGTCTGGACGCCGCTGGTCGAGAAGCAGATCCCCGACACGATGAAGGCGCGCGGGATGACCGAGGAACAGGTCAAGCACGACGTGCTGCTCGCCGCACAGCCGACGAAGGAGTTCGTTACCGTGGAAGAACTTGCCGCGCTGACGCTGTTCCTGTGCTCGGATGCCGCCAAGCAGATCACCGGCACGACCTTGCCGATGGACGGCGGCTGGACGGCACAGTAGAGGGTCAATCGAGGCGTCGGTGTTCCGGCTGGCGCCACGCGGCGTCGGCGGGAAGGATTCGGTCAGGCCAATGAAGATCATCCAGCTCACCGATCTGCATCTGATGACGCCCGGCGGCCTTCTCTATGGCTCCGATCCGCTGGCAAGACTGGAGGCCTGCCTTGCCGACATCGGCAAGAACCATGCCGATGCCGAACTGGTGGTGATCTCAGGCGACCTGACCAATGATGGCGAGCGCGCCGCCTATGCGGCGTTGCGGGAGAGGCTGGCGCAATTTTCTCCGCCCTGCCGGCTGATGCTCGGCAACCATGACGACCGGGCGTTATTTCTGGAGATGTTCCCGGAGGCCGCCACCGAGCGCGGGTTCGTCCAGAGCGTATTCGACGGTAGTGAGGGCCGCCTGATCCTGCTCGACACGCTGGACAGCGGCCATGTCGAGGGCAGGCTGTGCGCGGCGCGCCTCGACTGGCTGGACGAAAGGCTGAGGGAAGCGCGCGGCCCGGCCTTCCTGTTCATGCACCACCCGCCGTTCCGGATACACATGCCGGTGCTTGACGAGGTAAGGCTCGCCGACGCCGATGCCTTGCATGAGGTCTTGTCGCGTCATGGCAATGTCGGCCACATCTTCGCCGGCCACGTCCATCGGCTGATCGCCGGCAGCTGGCGCGGCATACCGGTCAGCACGCTGCGCAGCACCAACCACCAGACGGCGCTCGATTTTTCGCAGAGCTGGAGCCTGGGGCACGAGCCGCCCGCCTATGCCGCGATCTTCATCGACACCGATGGGGTGATCGCGCATTTCCACGATTTTCCGGTGTAGTCTCCAGTCCGAGAATGGGTTCAGCGGTCGTGACGAGGCGACTGTCGAGACCGCCTGAAAGTGTCTCCCATCTCCGTGCGCCGCAGATCATATCCCGGCGATCCTCCCCCAGCGCGCATCGTCCTCGCGGTTGCCGCCCTTCACTGTGCTTTTTTTGGCCCGCACGAGCTCCGCGAAAGGGTGCCAAAAAGCACACGGATTTGGACATTAGTCTTGACAGAAATACAGATGTTCAATACCGGTCAAGCGAATGAACAAGCCTGCAATGTGGGAGGAATGAGCGGTATGGCTTCCAATGTTTCGTTGACGGGCCTTGCCCATGATCTCGAGGAACGCGGCAAGTCGGGCAAGCCCATCCGCATCGGCTTGATCGGCTCCGGCGAGATGGGAACCGATATAGTCACCCGCGTCGCCCACATGTCCGGCATCGAGATCGGTGCCATCTCGGAACTGAACCTGCCGGCCGCCAGCAGGGCGGTGGATATCGCTTTCCAGGAAACCGGGCATGCGCGCGAAGTGTCGAACGCTTCGGCGATGACGGCCGCCATGGAGGCCGGCAAGGTGGCGGTCACCAACGACGCCAGCCTGGTCATCAACAATGACCTGATCGACGTCGTCATCGATGCCACTGGTGTTCCCGCGGTCGGTGCGGAGATCGGCTTGCGCGCCATGGAGCATGGCAAGCATCTGGTGATGATGAATGTCGAGGCCGACGTTACCATCGGCGCCTATCTGAAGAGCGAGGCAGACCGGCTTGGCGTCACCTATTCGCTGGGCGCCGGCGACGAGCCGTCCTCGTGCATGGAACTGATCGAATTCGTCTCGGCGATGGGTCATCCGATCGTCGCCGCCGGCAAGGGCAAAAACAATCCGCTCAACATCGAAGCCACCCCGCCCGCCTATGAAGAGGAGGCGAAGCGCCGGCATATGAATGTGCGCATGCTGGTCGAATTCGTCGATGGTTCGAAGACCATGGTCGAGATGGCGGCGATCGCCAATGCCACCGGCCTGGTGCCCGACAAGGCCGGCATGCATGGCCCGGCCGCGACGCTCGGCGAACTGTCGAAAGTGCTGGTGCCTGAAAAGGACGGCGGTGTGCTGTCGAGGGTCGGGGTCGTCGACTATTCCATAGGCAAGGGCGTCGCGCCCGGCGTCTTCGTCGTCGCCGATATGTCGCATCCGCGCATTTCGGAGCGCATGGAAGATCTGAAGATGGGCAAGGGCCCATACTTCACCTTCCATCGCCCCTATCACCTGACTTCGCTCGAAGTGCCGCTGACCTGCGCCCGCGTCGTGCTTTACGGCAAGGCCGACATGGTGCCGCTGGCCAAGCCCGTGGCCGAGGTCGCTGCCGTGGCCAAGAAGGACATGCAGCCCGGCGAGAAACTCGATGCGATCGGCGAATATTGCTACCGCGCCTGGATCATGACGGCGCCGGAAGCGCGCGCCGCCAAGGCCATTCCCTGCGGCCTGCTGCAGGGCGGCTCGGTGACGGCACCGATCAAGAAGGGCGAGCTCATCACCTATGCCAATGCCGCTCCGGCACCGGGCTCCAAGATCGCCGAACTGCGTGCCCGCCAGGACAAGCTCGTCTATGGAACCGTGGGAGCCTAATCATGGCCGGAGCCAGCAAAGCCGTCGCCGACAGTCGCGCCAACCTGCCTTTCGTCTATCGCCAGTATAGCGCCGAACAGCTCAAGCAGGTGCTCTACAAGATGTACCTCATCCGCCGCTTCGAAGAGGGCGCGGAGGACAGCTACACGCGCGGTCTCATCCACGGGACCATGCATTTGTCGATCGGCCAGGAAGCCAGCGCCATGGGCATCTGCATGCCGCTTGGAGAGGATGACCAGATCACCTCGACGCATCGCGGCCATGGCCACTGCATCGCCAAGGGCGCCGAGGTCAAGCGCATGTTCGCCGAGTTCTTCGGCAAGACCACTGGCTACTGCAAAGGCCGTGGCGGTTCGATGCACATTGCCGATGTCGCCAAGGGCAATCTCGGCGCCAATGGCATTGTCGGCGGGGGCATTCCGATCGCCGTCGGCGCGGCACTCTCCTCCAAGATGATGAAGACCGGCAAGGTCGTCGTCTCCTTCTTCGGCGACGGCGCCAACAATGAGGGCGCCTTCCACGAGGCGCTCAACATGGCGGCGGTCTGGAAGCTGCCGGTCATCTTCGTCTGCGAGAACAATGGCTACGGCATGTCGACGTCGACCGCCCGCTCGACCGCGGTCAAGAACATCGCCGATCGCGCCGCTGCCTATTCGATGCCCGGCGTCATCGTCAACGGCAACATTTTCTCGGAGGTTGCCGAGGCGTCCTACAGGGCCGTCGAGCGTGCCCGCGCCGGCGAGGGGCCGACGCTGATCGAGTCCAAGACCTACCGCCATCGCGGCCATTCCAGGAGCGATCGCAACCGCTATCGCACCAAGGAAGAGATCGAGGACTGGATGTCGAACCGCGATCCGATCGCGCTGTTCGAGAACGAGCTGCGGGAATTCGGCTTCATCGACGACAAGGGTATCGAGGCCATTCGTGACGCGGTGGCGCAGGAGATCGCCGACGGTATCGAGTTCGCCAAGGCGAGCCCGTCACCTGATATCAGCGAGACCGGGAATTACGTGTATACGGAGCAGGCGTGATGGACGCGATGGTGCGTGAACTGAGCTACGCCCAGGCGATCCAGGAAGCCATGGCAATCGCCATGGACATGGACGAACGCGTCTTCCTGATAGGCGAGGATATCGGTGTCTATGGCGGCGCCTTCCAGGTTACCGGCGATCTGGTAGAGCGCTTCGGCACGGAACGCGTCATCGATACGCCGATTTCGGAGCTGGGTGGCGCGGGCGTCGCCGTTGGCGCTGCGCTCACCGGCATGCGGCCGATCTTCGAGTTCCAGTTTTCCGATTTCGCCACGCTTGCCATGGAGCAGATCGTCAACCAGGCGGCCAAGATGCGCTTCATGCTGGGCGGCGAGGTTTCGGTGCCCGTGGTGATGCGCTTTCCCGCCGGCTCCGGCACAGGTGCGGCGGCCCAGCACAGCCAGAGCCTGGAAGCCTGGTTCGGCCATGTGCCAGGGCTGAAGGTCATCCAGCCGGCGACGCCCTATGATGCCAAGGGCATGCTTTTGGCGGCGGTCGCCGACCCCGACCCGGTGATGATCTTCGAGCACAAGCTGCTCTATAAGGCGAAAGGTCCGGTGCCCGAGGGCTATTATACGGTGCCGATCGGCAAGGCCGATATCCGCCGCGAGGGCCGCGATCTCACCATCGTCGCCACCTCGATCATGGTGCAGAAGGGGCTCGACGCCGCCGCTACGCTGGAAGCCGAAGGCATCGACGTCGAAGTCGTTGACCTCAGGACTATCCGGCCGATGGACAAGCAGACCGTCATCGACAGCGTCAAGAAGACATCGCGGCTGATGTGCGTCTACGAAGCGGTCAAGACACTGGGTATCGGTGCCGAGGTCAGCGCCATGATCGCCGAGAGCGAGGCGTTCGACTATCTCGACGCGCCGATCGTGCGGCTGGGCGGCGCCGAGACGCCGATCCCCTACAATCCGGAGCTCGAAAAGGCCACGGTGCCGCAGGTTCCCGACATCATCACCGCCGCGCGCGACCTCGTGAAAGGGGTCCGCTGAGACATGCCGACCGAAGTCATTCTTCCCAAGGTCGACATGGACATGGCGACCGGACAAATCTCGCGCTGGTTCGCCGAGGAAGGTGCCCAGGTCAAGAAGGGCGACGTGCTGTTCGAGATCGAGACCGACAAGGCGGCGATGGAAATCGATGCGCCGGCCAGCGGTGTGCTGCGTGACGTAACCGGCAAGGAAGGCGTTAATATTCCTGTCGGCGCGCCGGTTGCGTGGATCTATGCCGATGGCGAGGCTTACGCGCCAATCTCCCCCCTCGAGCGGGAGATGTCGGCGACGCCGACAGAGGGGGTCGCCTCAGAAGGCACCGCCCTGGCGCCGAGCCCGGTCGAACCGACCCCACCCGACCGGCCTGCGGCCGGCCACCCTCCCCTCGAGGGGGAGGGGAAAACCCGCGCGACGCCTTTGGCGCGGCGTTTGGCTCGGGAAGCGGGTATTGCTCTTTCCGAAATATCCGGCACGGGTCCATATGGCCGTGTTGTGAAGGCGGACATCGACGCAGCGCTCTCCTCCCCCCTTGAGGGGGAGGTGTCCGCGAAGCGGACGGAGGGGGTCGCCTCAGAAGGCACCTCCCAGTCCAGCACCGCCTTGGCGCCGAGTCCGGTCGAGCCGACCCCACCCGACCGGCCTTTGGCCGGCCACCCTCCCCTCAAGGAGGAGGGGGATGTTCTGCGCCTCTTCGAACCCGGCTCCTACGAACTCGTCCCGCATGACAATATGCGCAAGACCATCGCGCGGCGTCTCGTCGAGGCCAAGACCACCATTCCGCATTTCTACCTGACGCTCGATTGCGAACTTGATGCGCTGCTCGCGCTGCGCACGCAGATCAATGCGGCGGCTCCCGTCAACAAGACCGACAAGGGCGAGGTGCCCGCCTACAAGGTGTCGGTCAACGACATGGTCATCAAGGCGATGGCGATGGCGCTGAAGGCGGTGCCGGATGCCAATGCCTCATGGACCGAAAGCGCCATGGTCAAGCACAAGCACGCCGATGTCGGCGTTGCCGTCTCGATCCCCGGCGGCCTGATCACGCCGATCATTCGGCATGCGGACGAAAAGACGCTGTCCACCATCTCCAACGAGATGAAGGATCTGGCCAGCCGTGCGCGCAGCCGCAAGCTGAAGCCGGAAGAATACCAGGGCGGCACCACAGCGGTGTCGAACCTCGGCATGTTCGGCATCAAGGACTTTGCCGCCGTGATCAACCCGCCGCATGCGACGATCCTTGCGGTCGGCGCCGGTGAAGAGCGGGCGGTGGTCAAGAATGGCGAGATCAAGATCGCGACCGTGATGTCGGTGACCTTGTCGACCGACCATCGCGCCGTCGACGGCGCACTCGGTGCCGAACTGCTGGTCGCCTTCAAGCGGCTGATCGAGAACCCGATGGGCATGCTGGTCTAGGAAAAACATCGGCTATTCGCTTAAGGTGGCGAAGCTCGACAAGGCCGTCGCGCGCCAGAAGGTGGAAGACGCGCTGGCTTTGGTCGATCTGCAGGGGCTGGGCGAGCGCAGGCCCGCCAATCTCTCCGGCGGCCAGCGCCAGCGTGTGGCCTGGCGCGTTGTCTTGTCGCCACGCCGTCACTGGTGCTGTTCGACGAGCCGCTCGCCAATCTCGACGTGCATCTCAGAGCCTCGATGGAGGATGGTTTCGCCGCCTTCCACAAGCGCACCGGCACCACCATCGTCGACATCACCCATGATCAGGCCGAAGCGATGGCGCTGGCCGACCGCATCGCGGTGATGGATCATGGGCCCCTGGCGCAGCTCGCGACGCCGCGCCAGCTCTATCATGAGCCGGCAAATGAAATGGTAGCATCCTTCATCTCGCAAGGCATTCTGCTGCCGGCCGATGTCTTGACGGGCGAAGACGGCGGCCATTGCAAGGTCAGGGTTCTCGGAACCGAGCTGGTGGTCCGCTGCCGGCCTGGCGAAAGGCCGCGTGCGGGTGCGAAGATCTGCTGCCGGTCAGCGGATCTCGATGTGTCACCGGACGGTGCGGGCTTCGATGGCCTCGTCAAGCGGGTGGTCTACCAAGGGGGATCGGCGCGTATCGAATTCACGCCCTCGGCCGGCCCCGACCTCACTTTGCACTTCGAACAACCCGACCCGGTCTTGCTGGAGAGCGGAGCGCAGGCGCGCCTGCGAATAATATATAAAGCCCAGCTGGCTGATCCCGGCCGCGGGATCAACCGCGTGCTGATGCTGGACCCGCTTGGCGGCTTTGGCGAACGGTTTGTGGATGGGCTCCTGAGCTGATCTTCCTGTGCGCGCGCCCGATCACCAGGCTATCAGCGGCTAAATCGCGCCAATCCGGCGGCTTATGCTTGAAGCTGCCGCTATTTCATTCCACATCGGGCGCAATGAACGGCAAGATACGAGAATGGTTTCGCAATTGGCGATGGGCCTTGGCCGCTTCGCTGATCCTGCATGCCTTGATCGCAGCGTTCTTGTTCTTTGGCGTGCCGAGATCCGAGCAGCAGCCGGATCCGCAGGAACAGCCCGTCAATGTCGCGATCGTGCCGCCGCCCGAGAAGCCTAAGCCGAAACCTGCTCCAAAGCCACCGGAGCCGACACCTCAAAAGAAGGCTGAAAAGCCGCCTGAACAAAAGCCGCCTGTACAAAAGCCGCCTCCGGAACCGCCGAAACCGTCAGACGACCAGGTGCTGAAGCGCGTCTTTCAGTATGGCCAGAAGGATACCGGGCCGGAGAAATCGCTCGACGGAAGCAGTGCCAAACCCAACACGCCGTCGCCGGCCAATGATGAGGCGGCGAAGCCGCCTGTAGCACCGACACCCACGCCGACCCAGCCCGCCCCGGCTGCAACGCCACAGCAGCAGTCAGAGCCCAGCAAGCCCGACGAGAAGCCGGCCACCGTTGCGCCGGACGAAAAGCCCGCGCAAACCGAGGAAAAGCAGGCGACCGAGGATACCGATAAACAACAGCCGGACAAGCAGGAGCCGGCGCCTCAAACCGACGAGAAGCAAGAGGTCGTGACGCCAAAGCCATTGGCGGCCGAGACCGGTGATAAGCCGGCGCCTCCAGCCTCAACTGGAAAGGCAAAGCCCAAACCTGCCAAGACAATGACGTTCAAACCCGCAAGAGCCTTCAAAGCGCCGATCGGGAATGCTGGAAGGTCAAATCCTACCAACAACGACGTTGCAGGATCGCCGATCTATTCTGGTCTTCCGGGCGTCAGAAAGCTCTACTCGCAGGGGGCAACCGGCAATGCGTTCGCCACAAGCTCCATGGAGAATGTGCCGCGCGGTCAGCGCGTGGCCACCCTTTGCGGCAATGTTCTGAGCCAGGAACTGCAAAGTGCCGACTTTCCGGTCAAATGGGTGCCAACCATTACGCTGGACAAAGGCAATGTTCTCAATCCTCCTCAGACGGCCTTCAGCACCAGAAACGCCTGGTACAATCTAAACTTCCGGTGCGAGGTAGACGCCGATGCGACGAGGGTCCTATCCTTCAACTTCCGTGTGGGGTCATTAGTCCCGCCTGGCGAATGGGCCAGCCGTGGATTCACTAAGTATCCGCTAAATTAGGCCGGCGCGCTGGATTGGCGCCCATCCTGGCGGCGGCGAACTGGCTGATCCCAGGTCTTGATGGATCGGATCGTGGGCGGCAACTCGTTGAGCCGCCCCAGCGCCTTTGTCGGGCTGCCCTGGGTGTGGCGATCCAAATCGATGAGCTGCCAGCGGCTTTATTGCGCAAATCCAAAGCCTACGCTTGAAGCTGCCTCTATTTCATTCCACATCGGTCGGGATGAAGGACGAGGCACGCGAACGGCGTCGGAATCTGTTGTGGGGCATCCCCGCATCGCTGGTCCTGCATGCGCTTATCGCGGCGATCCTGATATATGGCCTGCCAATTCCTCCCCAACAGCGGCAGGAGGAGCAGCCGGTCAATGTCGCGCTCGTGCCTCCGCCCGATCAGCCGAAACCGAAACCTGCTCCCGTGCCGCCTCCTAAGCCACCGGAGCCGAAGGTTGAAAAACCACCCGAGCAGAAGGTTGAAAAGCCGCCTCCGCCGGACAAGCAGGTACAGAATCCCCCGCCAGTCGAGGTCCTGAAGCCTGTCTTTCAGTTCGGCGACAAGGATGCCGGCCCGAGGAAATCTCTGGATGGGGCCAGCGCTCAAGACGGCTCGCCGGCGCCGGCCAAGGATGACGCGTCGAAGCCGCCGGCCGAGCCGAAGCCCGCGGAGAACCAGCCTGCCACGCCGCCAGACGCCGAGCAGCGGGCAGAACCAACCAAGGCCGACAAGAAGCCGGTAACCGCGACGGACGCGAAGCCGACACAGGATGCGGAGAAGCAGGCAGCTTCAACCGAGATGGATAAACAACAGGCAGCCAAACAGGAGGCAGACAGGCAGGCGGCACTCGACGCCGCCAAGCAACAGGGCGCGGCACCAGCGCCTTTGGCTGCTGATGGCGGCGGCGAGATCGAGCTTCCCATGTCAGCCGCAACGCCGCAGCCCAAACCAGCAAATGCAACGAAGCCCAGCCCCTCAAAGGCTTCGAAGTCTGCATCTCGCAACGACTCGGGCCTTCCGGGTGGTCGCAAGCTCTACTCGCAGGACGCCACCGGCGATGCGCTGGCGACGACCTCGATAGGCGGCCTACCTCGCGATCGACGTGTTGCCATGCTTTGCGCTAACGTTTTGCAGCAGAAGTTGCTGGATGCCTCATATTTTCCTGACTTAGTGCCAAATGTTCGGCTGAAGGTGGGCAATACTCTTGTCGCCCCGGACACCGCTTTCCGCGAAGGAAGCACCAAATGGTATCATGTGGCCTTCCGGTGCGAGATCGATAGCGATGCAACGCGAGTCTTGTCCTTCGACTTCCGTGTCGGACCTGTGATCCCGCGGAACGAATGGGCCAGCCTTGGACTCTATTAGGCCGGCACGCCGAGCCTAGACAATTGCCGGCTAACGTCATGCCAGTCGGCGCAGACGAAATCGGCGCCTGCAGCTGTCAGCCGCGCGGCATGCTCGGCATAGGTGTGGCCGCCGCCGGTGTAGCCGATCGCCGTCATGCCGGCGGCGACCGCGCCCTGGATGCCAAAGGGCGAATCCTCGATGACGATGCA from Mesorhizobium sp. NZP2077 encodes the following:
- a CDS encoding DUF930 domain-containing protein; the encoded protein is MKDEARERRRNLLWGIPASLVLHALIAAILIYGLPIPPQQRQEEQPVNVALVPPPDQPKPKPAPVPPPKPPEPKVEKPPEQKVEKPPPPDKQVQNPPPVEVLKPVFQFGDKDAGPRKSLDGASAQDGSPAPAKDDASKPPAEPKPAENQPATPPDAEQRAEPTKADKKPVTATDAKPTQDAEKQAASTEMDKQQAAKQEADRQAALDAAKQQGAAPAPLAADGGGEIELPMSAATPQPKPANATKPSPSKASKSASRNDSGLPGGRKLYSQDATGDALATTSIGGLPRDRRVAMLCANVLQQKLLDASYFPDLVPNVRLKVGNTLVAPDTAFREGSTKWYHVAFRCEIDSDATRVLSFDFRVGPVIPRNEWASLGLY
- a CDS encoding DUF930 domain-containing protein — its product is MNGKIREWFRNWRWALAASLILHALIAAFLFFGVPRSEQQPDPQEQPVNVAIVPPPEKPKPKPAPKPPEPTPQKKAEKPPEQKPPVQKPPPEPPKPSDDQVLKRVFQYGQKDTGPEKSLDGSSAKPNTPSPANDEAAKPPVAPTPTPTQPAPAATPQQQSEPSKPDEKPATVAPDEKPAQTEEKQATEDTDKQQPDKQEPAPQTDEKQEVVTPKPLAAETGDKPAPPASTGKAKPKPAKTMTFKPARAFKAPIGNAGRSNPTNNDVAGSPIYSGLPGVRKLYSQGATGNAFATSSMENVPRGQRVATLCGNVLSQELQSADFPVKWVPTITLDKGNVLNPPQTAFSTRNAWYNLNFRCEVDADATRVLSFNFRVGSLVPPGEWASRGFTKYPLN